A region of the Bacillus sp. NP247 genome:
TAACGGTTCTTTTTCTAAATCACGAACCGCTGCACGATAACTAAAATCACCAATATTCGCAAGGAACTCTTCCGTTTTATTAAATGGCATTAATGTTAAAGGTAATTGTCCTACATCAGAACGGGCCTCTGAGGTTAAACGCCATACATCTACTAAAGCTGGCGATAATGAGGAACGTGAATTCATCGCCAGTGCTGTTCCAATTTTATCGTGTAATAAATCGACTTCATAAGCTAAATCATGAAACGCACGCTGATAACTATTTTCCGCTCGAATCAATACTGCATTTTTTTCTTGATGCTCTTTATAGCCCCAATACCCTGTTCCGACTACACCTACTGTTAACAATACAATGATAATACCTCGTAACATGTTTCCACCTCCGCTCTATTTACAGAAAATATGTTTACCAATTTTTTTAATTTGTGGACGAGTCCAAATCCATTTACTGGTCGCAGTATCCGGATTGAAATAATATAATGCATTCCCAGTTGGGTCCCATCCATTGATTGCATCTAATACAGCTTTTTTCGCCGTTTCATTTGGCGTTAAATATATTTGTCCATCTGCTACTGCTGTAAATGCTCTCGGTTCAAATATTACACCTGAAACGGTATTTGGAAATGATGCACTTGTGACACGGTTTAAAATAACCGCAGCTACTGCAACTTGTCCTAAATACGGCTCACCACGGGATTCTCCGTATACAGCGTTTGCCATTAGCTGAATATCATTTTGAGAATAACCGTTTGGAACATTTGTCCCTTTGCTTTGTGGTGGTTTATTTTCTTGCGTACCTCCACCGCTATTCCCTTTATTAGTTGTGGTACCTTTATTAGCGGTCGACTTATCATACTTCGTCGCTTTTACAAGCATTTGCTTCGTTTTAGCACCCGCTAAACCATCAACTGGCAATCCAAATTTTTGCTGAAAGTTTCGAAGTGCCCAATATGTACCCCATCCGAAAACACCATCAACTTTCCCTGTATAAAACCCGTTATATTTCAAACGAGTTTGCAGTTCAATGACATCTTCTCCAGAAGCTCCCCTTTGGATTACTTGATTAGAAAAGGCTTCTACATTCTTGGTTTGTATACTACTTACCATTAAAGATAAGCCAATAAAGGTAAGTAAAACCGCTATCTTCAAAAAACCTTTTTGAAGCATATATTTCCCTCCTTAATTACAGTTATGAATTCATGGTTATGTTTTGTAAATGTGAAGCTTTTATGTAAAGAAGACAAAAAAATCCAAACTTATATGCTTGAAGATATATGCACACAATATAAAAAAGAGTAAAAGGAGCGTATTATGAAGTATTTCTTCACACGTATAGCATTCGCGATTTTTTTACTAACAGCATGTTCAAATATATATACTGGTCCATCTATAGTTCACGCACAGCCGCCCTATGCAAAATGGGGTAAACTAGCCGTTGAAAAAACGAAAGAACAATATCCGAAAGCAGAGATTATTGATTATCTTCATATAGGTAGAAAATCCAAAACTGTTCAAATAACAGTTGAAAAATTTAAATTATGGCTTCGTGAAAATGGAAAAGAATATGGTGTTTTTGTAGATGTAGAATTTGAAACGAAGACGGATAAATTTATAAAGATGTCTTTTCAGAAGACAAGTCGGTAAAGTGAAACTTTAATCAATTTGGATCCGAGTCTACACAAATCGAATTTTCACAAGTTAAATTAAAGAAACCTCCGTCTTTACTTACAGACAGAGGTTTCTTTATATACACATTCAAGATATGCTGGTTTTTGGTATCAAATTTTAAATTTCAATCTTATCCACTGGCAATCTCTCCCTTACTTATTGTTTATTATTTCGCCCTTGATATTACAAACCCTTTCAAAAAGAAATCCCCCTTTAATAAGGAGGATTTCT
Encoded here:
- the sleB gene encoding spore cortex-lytic enzyme; protein product: MLQKGFLKIAVLLTFIGLSLMVSSIQTKNVEAFSNQVIQRGASGEDVIELQTRLKYNGFYTGKVDGVFGWGTYWALRNFQQKFGLPVDGLAGAKTKQMLVKATKYDKSTANKGTTTNKGNSGGGTQENKPPQSKGTNVPNGYSQNDIQLMANAVYGESRGEPYLGQVAVAAVILNRVTSASFPNTVSGVIFEPRAFTAVADGQIYLTPNETAKKAVLDAINGWDPTGNALYYFNPDTATSKWIWTRPQIKKIGKHIFCK
- a CDS encoding DUF3889 domain-containing protein: MKYFFTRIAFAIFLLTACSNIYTGPSIVHAQPPYAKWGKLAVEKTKEQYPKAEIIDYLHIGRKSKTVQITVEKFKLWLRENGKEYGVFVDVEFETKTDKFIKMSFQKTSR